Proteins encoded by one window of Thermococcus sp. Bubb.Bath:
- a CDS encoding lamin tail domain-containing protein — protein sequence MGFSQKLLTVLLLSSVLIIAGCVSTSGTNGAGTNHTPSSKLSHSQASTQFRPAWESALVYVTRVVDGDTAYVRFSNGTVEKVRFLGVDTPETELSRNRPNEYDHITDVECLTRWGLKAEDFTREELQGKYVYLVFDPISPRRGYYGRLLAYIYLTNGTDFTEELVRLGYARVYVEGKFKKKDEYLKDQVEAIQKGKGLWGACGTHTVENPGVVIVMVQYNAEGDDSKNLNGEYVLIKNVGSSAVNLEGWKLMDESGNTFIFPNVTLSPGEEVRVHSGKGKNTKTDLYWGSDKPIWNNEGDTAYLYDSNGVLVDSYRWG from the coding sequence ATGGGCTTCTCCCAAAAATTGCTCACGGTTCTTTTACTGTCCTCTGTCCTCATAATCGCAGGGTGCGTAAGCACATCAGGCACTAACGGCGCAGGGACAAACCATACTCCCTCCTCAAAGTTAAGCCACAGCCAGGCTTCAACGCAGTTCAGACCAGCCTGGGAAAGTGCCCTCGTATACGTCACCCGCGTCGTTGACGGTGACACCGCATACGTCAGGTTTTCCAACGGAACAGTCGAAAAGGTGAGGTTCTTGGGAGTTGACACACCGGAGACGGAGCTCAGCAGAAACAGACCGAACGAATACGACCACATCACGGATGTGGAGTGCCTCACGCGGTGGGGCCTCAAGGCCGAGGATTTCACGCGAGAGGAGCTGCAGGGTAAGTATGTGTACCTCGTCTTCGACCCGATATCGCCGAGGAGGGGCTACTACGGTAGATTGCTGGCGTACATATACCTCACCAACGGAACCGACTTTACGGAGGAGCTCGTGAGGCTCGGCTACGCGAGGGTCTACGTCGAGGGAAAATTCAAGAAGAAAGACGAGTACCTCAAAGACCAGGTGGAAGCGATTCAAAAGGGAAAGGGCCTCTGGGGAGCCTGTGGGACCCACACAGTGGAAAATCCGGGTGTCGTCATAGTAATGGTGCAGTACAACGCGGAGGGAGACGACTCCAAGAACCTCAACGGTGAGTACGTCCTGATAAAGAACGTCGGAAGTTCCGCGGTGAACCTGGAAGGATGGAAGCTGATGGACGAGAGCGGGAACACGTTCATCTTCCCCAACGTCACACTCTCGCCGGGAGAAGAGGTCAGAGTTCACTCTGGGAAAGGGAAAAACACAAAAACAGACCTCTACTGGGGCTCAGACAAGCCGATATGGAACAACGAGGGAGACACGGCGTACCTCTACGACTCAAACGGCGTCCTTGTTGACAGCTACCGGTGGGGATGA
- the fni gene encoding type 2 isopentenyl-diphosphate Delta-isomerase, with product MEGFDKEELTVIRKFEHIEHCLKRNVQAHTSNGFEDVHLVHMSLPEIDKDEIDLSVEFLGRKFDYPIFIAGMTGGTKGSQLAGRINKTLAQAAQELNIPMGVGSQRAMIRKPETWESYYVRDVAPDVFLVGNLGAPQFSETIHERYGLEEALKAVETIQADALAVHMNPLQESVQPEGDTQYRGVLKALAELKAEFPYPIIAKETGAGVSMEVAIRLESIGIDAIDVGGLGGTSWSGVEYYRAKDEIGKDLALHFWDWGIKTAISVAEVRYATELPMIATGGMRDGITMAKALAMGATFAGVALPLLKPAVKGDVEGVIKILRHYMEEIRNAMFLVGARNVEELRKVPLVITGFTREWLEQRIDLPAYLRDRSI from the coding sequence GTGGAGGGTTTTGACAAGGAGGAACTCACGGTCATCAGAAAGTTCGAGCACATAGAGCACTGCCTCAAGCGGAACGTGCAGGCCCATACCAGCAATGGGTTTGAGGATGTTCACCTCGTCCACATGAGCCTGCCCGAGATCGACAAGGATGAAATTGACCTGAGCGTTGAGTTTCTGGGGAGGAAGTTTGACTATCCGATTTTCATCGCTGGAATGACCGGCGGAACGAAGGGCTCCCAGCTCGCGGGGAGGATTAACAAAACCCTCGCTCAGGCGGCACAGGAGCTCAACATCCCCATGGGCGTTGGCAGTCAGAGGGCCATGATAAGGAAGCCCGAGACCTGGGAGAGCTACTACGTTAGGGATGTTGCCCCCGATGTGTTCCTCGTTGGAAACCTCGGCGCCCCTCAGTTTTCTGAGACCATCCACGAGCGCTACGGTCTTGAGGAAGCCCTCAAAGCCGTTGAGACCATCCAGGCCGATGCTTTGGCCGTTCACATGAACCCGCTCCAGGAGAGCGTCCAGCCGGAGGGGGACACCCAGTACAGGGGCGTTTTGAAAGCTCTGGCCGAGCTGAAGGCCGAGTTCCCGTACCCAATAATAGCGAAGGAGACCGGAGCGGGCGTCTCCATGGAGGTCGCGATAAGGCTTGAGAGCATTGGCATCGACGCCATTGATGTCGGCGGCCTCGGCGGGACGAGCTGGAGCGGCGTTGAGTACTACCGTGCAAAGGACGAGATTGGAAAGGACTTAGCCCTCCACTTTTGGGACTGGGGTATAAAGACAGCCATCAGCGTTGCAGAAGTTAGGTACGCCACAGAGCTTCCGATGATAGCCACCGGCGGGATGAGGGACGGCATCACAATGGCCAAAGCACTCGCTATGGGGGCTACCTTCGCGGGTGTCGCTTTGCCTCTACTCAAGCCCGCGGTCAAGGGCGACGTTGAAGGCGTCATTAAAATCCTCAGGCACTACATGGAGGAGATAAGGAACGCGATGTTCCTCGTTGGGGCCAGAAACGTCGAGGAGCTGAGGAAAGTCCCGCTCGTGATAACGGGCTTCACGAGGGAGTGGCTGGAGCAGCGGATTGACTTGCCGGCGTACCTGAGGGACAGGAGTATCTAA